A single window of Nocardioides kongjuensis DNA harbors:
- a CDS encoding vWA domain-containing protein: MSTTTSTVLVLARRIGIVLLFVVIVLRPGFGRAEVPTQLSDLDVIVVVDRTRSMAALDYDGKQPRITGAKADLTALAEALPGARFGMLAFGADARVVLPLTSDSAAFGAAVETLYLEKPKDGTGSSATRPVPELKDLLERSAEQAPQRRRIVVYVGDGEDTTSEDGVDSYDQVADQVAGGAVLGYGTKRGAPMPADDDLTGDLGFVQDPATGDTAQSHADTDELQKIADQLGVRFEHRTRPGGLDDLARSFEASYSDGAGGHDRPAEHDLTWLFGVLLLGLLLLELHAGWRAVWASRHVLAPRKGAVR, encoded by the coding sequence ATGAGCACCACCACCTCGACCGTCCTCGTGCTGGCCCGCCGGATCGGCATCGTGCTGCTGTTCGTGGTCATCGTGCTGCGCCCCGGCTTCGGCCGTGCCGAGGTGCCCACCCAGCTCTCCGACCTCGACGTCATCGTCGTCGTCGACCGCACCCGGTCGATGGCGGCCCTCGACTACGACGGCAAGCAGCCGCGCATCACCGGGGCCAAGGCCGACCTCACCGCGCTCGCCGAGGCGCTGCCCGGAGCCCGGTTCGGGATGCTCGCGTTCGGCGCCGACGCGCGCGTGGTGCTCCCCCTCACTTCCGACAGCGCCGCCTTCGGGGCGGCCGTCGAGACGCTCTACCTGGAGAAGCCCAAGGACGGCACCGGCTCGAGCGCCACCCGTCCCGTGCCGGAGCTGAAGGACCTGCTCGAACGGTCCGCGGAGCAGGCACCCCAGCGGCGCCGGATCGTCGTCTACGTCGGCGACGGCGAGGACACCACGAGCGAGGACGGGGTCGACTCCTACGACCAGGTGGCCGACCAGGTCGCGGGCGGAGCCGTCCTCGGCTACGGGACGAAGCGGGGCGCCCCGATGCCGGCCGACGACGACCTGACCGGTGACCTCGGTTTCGTCCAGGACCCCGCGACCGGTGACACCGCCCAGTCCCACGCCGACACCGACGAGCTGCAGAAGATCGCCGACCAGCTCGGCGTCCGGTTCGAGCACCGCACCCGGCCCGGCGGTCTCGACGACCTCGCCCGCTCGTTCGAGGCGTCGTACTCCGACGGCGCGGGTGGTCACGACCGCCCGGCCGAGCACGACCTGACCTGGCTGTTCGGCGTCCTGCTGCTCGGCCTGCTGCTGCTGGAGCTGCACGCCGGCTGGCGCGCGGTGTGGGCGTCGCGGCACGTGCTGGCACCGCGGAAGGGAGCGGTCCGATGA
- a CDS encoding VWA domain-containing protein yields MEPGLERGLMWDTDTTGFRWPWLSLLLGALVLLLLVVWLRPWRRPSRAGASYVAHAARLQSLPRYRTLVRRQVVLGACLTLATLVACTGAVVLAGRLQQRQTMTQEDRTRDIVLCLDASGSMAEVDADVLREFRAIISGLRGERIGLTIWSGAAITVFPLTDDYTYVLEQLNAAEKAFASGDVYSDEYAVFTAGTVLDWDIQSQMGDGLASCVQRFDRNDEDRSRAIVLASDNEPIGKGIFSVPDAAAYAREKKVVVHGIAAPATAERPDAAEQFRSAVTSTGGTFSMLGADGSTKAVIDAIARLDAKPIKRPPLVQVLDRPHLGTVVVGVGLGGLVLLWVLQGVLVLRDRSGAGR; encoded by the coding sequence GTGGAGCCCGGCCTGGAGCGCGGCCTGATGTGGGACACCGACACGACCGGGTTCCGGTGGCCGTGGCTCTCGCTGCTGCTCGGCGCGCTCGTGCTCCTGCTGCTCGTGGTGTGGCTGCGTCCCTGGCGGCGACCGAGCCGCGCCGGTGCGTCGTACGTCGCCCACGCGGCACGGCTGCAGTCGCTCCCCCGCTACCGCACGCTCGTGCGACGCCAGGTGGTGCTCGGCGCCTGCCTGACCCTGGCCACGCTGGTGGCCTGCACCGGGGCGGTGGTGTTGGCCGGGCGGCTGCAGCAGCGGCAGACGATGACCCAGGAGGACCGCACCCGCGACATCGTGCTGTGCCTGGACGCGTCCGGCTCGATGGCGGAGGTCGACGCCGACGTGCTGCGCGAGTTCCGCGCGATCATCTCGGGCCTGCGCGGTGAGCGGATCGGGCTGACGATCTGGAGCGGCGCCGCGATCACCGTGTTCCCGCTGACCGACGACTACACCTACGTGCTCGAGCAGCTCAACGCGGCGGAGAAGGCGTTCGCGTCGGGCGACGTCTACAGCGACGAGTACGCCGTCTTCACCGCCGGCACCGTGCTGGACTGGGACATCCAGTCCCAGATGGGCGACGGGCTGGCCTCGTGCGTGCAGCGCTTCGACCGCAACGACGAGGACCGCAGCCGCGCGATCGTGCTGGCCTCCGACAACGAGCCGATCGGCAAGGGGATCTTCAGCGTGCCCGACGCGGCGGCGTACGCCCGCGAGAAGAAGGTGGTCGTCCACGGCATCGCCGCGCCGGCGACGGCCGAACGGCCCGACGCGGCAGAGCAGTTCCGCAGCGCGGTCACCAGCACCGGCGGCACCTTCTCCATGCTCGGCGCCGACGGCAGCACCAAGGCGGTCATCGACGCGATCGCCCGCCTCGACGCCAAGCCGATCAAGCGGCCGCCGCTCGTGCAGGTGCTCGACCGGCCCCACCTCGGCACCGTCGTCGTCGGGGTCGGCCTCGGCGGGCTCGTGCTGCTGTGGGTGCTGCAGGGCGTGCTCGTGCTGCGCGACCGGAGCGGGGCGGGCCGATGA
- a CDS encoding DUF58 domain-containing protein: MTAHLTRIKSRLAIHAHRKVWGLLEGEYAAIHVGRGIDFNDLREYVRGDDVKDIDWKASARSRQLLVKRYVAERKHTVLLCVSTGRSMAALNDAAVAKRELTVLVAGVIGYLAVQHGDLVALVHGDEERHHVERPAAGELHLERLLGTVHDAITPDGPHGDLPGLLRHVVRTVRRRTILVVVTDDVTLSDESTMLLRRLTAQHEVLFLTVGDLDPTQRSVADRRLVDVDADAEVPGWLRRDARLRAEFAALVDEEGQRMRRRLDQLGIAHELVRDHDSAITAVFRLLERHRHARRR, encoded by the coding sequence GTGACGGCCCACCTGACGCGGATCAAGTCACGGCTGGCCATCCACGCCCACCGCAAGGTGTGGGGCCTGCTCGAGGGCGAGTACGCCGCGATCCACGTCGGGCGCGGGATCGACTTCAACGACCTGCGCGAGTACGTCCGCGGGGACGACGTGAAGGACATCGACTGGAAGGCCTCGGCGCGCAGCCGCCAGCTGCTGGTCAAGAGGTACGTCGCCGAGCGCAAGCACACCGTGCTGCTGTGCGTCTCGACCGGCCGCAGCATGGCCGCGCTCAACGACGCCGCGGTCGCCAAGCGCGAGCTCACCGTGCTGGTCGCCGGCGTGATCGGCTACCTCGCCGTCCAGCACGGCGACCTGGTCGCGCTGGTCCACGGCGACGAGGAGCGCCACCACGTCGAACGCCCGGCCGCCGGCGAGCTGCACCTCGAGCGGCTGCTCGGCACCGTCCACGACGCGATCACCCCCGACGGGCCCCACGGCGACCTGCCGGGCCTGCTGCGCCACGTCGTGCGCACCGTCCGCCGGCGCACCATCCTCGTCGTCGTCACCGACGACGTGACCCTCTCCGACGAGTCCACGATGCTGCTGCGCCGGCTGACCGCGCAGCACGAGGTGCTCTTCTTGACCGTCGGCGACCTCGACCCCACCCAGCGCAGCGTCGCCGACCGACGCCTCGTCGACGTCGACGCCGACGCCGAGGTGCCCGGCTGGCTGCGGCGCGACGCCCGGCTGCGTGCGGAGTTCGCCGCCCTCGTCGACGAGGAGGGCCAGCGGATGCGCCGCCGCCTCGACCAGCTGGGCATCGCCCACGAGCTGGTCCGCGACCACGACTCCGCGATCACCGCCGTCTTCCGGCTCCTCGAGAGGCACCGCCATGCGCGCCGGCGTTGA
- a CDS encoding AAA family ATPase — protein MTQVNEPPTAPTGRTRRTPADPSTPLSVDELARATEAISKVSDAFSSRVVGQHRVRTALLVTLLAEGHVLLESVPGLAKTLAASTLSQAVSARFARIQCTPDLLPSDIIGTQVYDPRRHEFETQLGPVHANFVLLDEINRASAKTQSALLEAMQERQTSIAGTIHPLPDPFMVLATQNPIEEEGTYVLPHAQMDRFLLKEIVDYPTEDDELVVLERIDDGTLGQHMTDVPAVVTPHEVAELQELVRRVYVDPAIRRYITAVVRATRDVTGLLGPELGNYVEIGASPRGSIAFFQAARAMAVVQGRHYVIPEDVRELRHSVLRHRLHLSFEALADRVRPETVIDAVFRAVPTP, from the coding sequence ATGACGCAGGTCAACGAGCCGCCGACCGCTCCCACCGGCCGCACCCGGCGTACGCCCGCCGACCCGAGCACGCCGCTCTCGGTCGACGAGCTGGCCCGCGCGACCGAGGCGATCAGCAAGGTCTCCGACGCCTTCTCCAGCCGGGTCGTCGGCCAGCACCGGGTCCGTACGGCGCTCCTGGTCACCCTGCTCGCCGAGGGCCACGTGCTGCTCGAGAGCGTGCCCGGCCTGGCGAAGACGCTCGCTGCGTCGACGCTGTCGCAAGCGGTCAGCGCCCGGTTCGCGCGGATCCAGTGCACGCCCGACCTGCTGCCGAGCGACATCATCGGCACCCAGGTCTACGACCCGCGCCGCCACGAGTTCGAGACCCAGCTCGGGCCGGTCCACGCCAACTTCGTGCTGCTCGACGAGATCAACCGGGCGAGCGCGAAGACCCAGTCGGCACTGCTGGAGGCGATGCAGGAGCGGCAGACGTCGATCGCCGGCACCATCCACCCGCTGCCCGACCCGTTCATGGTCCTGGCCACCCAGAACCCGATCGAGGAGGAGGGCACCTACGTCCTCCCCCACGCCCAGATGGACCGGTTCCTGCTCAAGGAGATCGTCGACTACCCCACCGAGGACGACGAGCTGGTGGTCCTCGAGCGGATCGACGACGGCACGCTGGGCCAGCACATGACCGACGTACCCGCCGTCGTCACGCCCCACGAGGTCGCCGAGCTGCAGGAGCTGGTGCGCAGGGTGTACGTCGACCCGGCGATCCGCCGCTACATCACCGCCGTGGTGCGGGCGACCCGCGACGTCACCGGGCTCCTCGGGCCCGAGCTCGGCAACTACGTCGAGATCGGCGCGAGTCCGCGCGGGTCGATCGCGTTCTTCCAGGCAGCGCGGGCGATGGCGGTCGTCCAGGGCCGCCACTACGTGATCCCCGAGGACGTCCGCGAGCTGCGGCACAGCGTGCTGCGCCACCGGCTCCACCTCAGCTTCGAGGCGCTCGCCGACCGCGTCCGCCCGGAGACGGTCATCGACGCCGTCTTCCGGGCCGTGCCGACCCCGTGA
- a CDS encoding RDD family protein yields the protein MPTSDFATVTADDLVTGEGVALDLPAASLGLRMASGLIDVVVTVVTLVVLYILLLVGASVAHDEALLGAGIVLTSVITFLVVPTALETLTRGRSLGKLALGLRTVRDDGGPISFQHALVRALIGFVEIYAFSGAPAFFSIMLSTRGKRLGDYAAGTYVVRERVPLRLPPPPPMPPQLAAWARRTDLAALPTGTALAVRQFLARLPTLDPVSRDRVGRALLGDVAPYVAPPPPPGAPPELVLIAVVAERRERDLERLRRDDRLRQRLLTKQG from the coding sequence ATGCCCACCTCCGACTTCGCCACCGTCACCGCCGACGACCTCGTCACCGGCGAGGGCGTGGCGCTCGACCTGCCGGCCGCCTCGCTCGGGCTGCGGATGGCGAGCGGGCTGATCGACGTCGTGGTCACGGTGGTGACCCTGGTCGTGCTCTACATCCTGCTGCTGGTCGGCGCGTCGGTCGCCCACGACGAGGCGCTGCTCGGGGCAGGCATCGTGCTCACGTCGGTCATCACGTTCCTGGTCGTCCCGACCGCGCTGGAGACGCTGACCCGCGGCCGCTCGCTCGGCAAGCTGGCGCTCGGGCTGCGCACGGTCCGCGACGACGGCGGGCCGATCAGCTTCCAGCACGCGCTGGTGCGGGCGCTGATCGGGTTCGTGGAGATCTACGCGTTCTCGGGGGCGCCGGCGTTCTTCTCGATCATGCTCAGCACCCGCGGCAAGCGGCTGGGCGACTACGCCGCGGGCACGTACGTCGTGCGCGAGCGGGTCCCGCTGCGGCTGCCTCCCCCGCCGCCGATGCCACCCCAGCTCGCGGCCTGGGCGCGGCGGACCGACCTGGCGGCGCTGCCGACGGGCACCGCGCTCGCGGTGCGCCAGTTCCTGGCTCGCCTGCCCACCCTCGACCCGGTCTCGCGTGACCGGGTCGGACGGGCGCTGCTGGGCGACGTGGCGCCGTACGTCGCCCCGCCCCCGCCGCCCGGGGCGCCGCCGGAGCTGGTGCTGATAGCCGTGGTGGCCGAGCGCCGCGAGCGCGACCTCGAGCGGCTGCGGCGAGACGACCGGCTGCGCCAGCGGCTGCTGACCAAGCAGGGGTGA
- a CDS encoding stage II sporulation protein M, with the protein MPRIDLDAYVATHAGSWARLDQLVRQRHRSGAEADELVDRYQQVATHLSVVRTSAPDGELVAHLSSLLGRARIAMLASRVPSWRGFAGFFTERFPAALYNLRWWWLGCLAGNVVVTAVMMLWLGQHPQVEQSLLSPQEVDQLVNSDFESYYSENAAGAFATHVWVNNAWVSALCIALGILGLPVLYLLFQNVANLAIVGSIMMRHDRGELFWGLIIPHGLLELTCVFVAGGVGLRLFWSWVEPGQLSRAASLARAGRTSVTVALGLAVCLFVSGIIEGFVTPSPLPTWARIAIGVLAELGFLAYVFVVGRAAASRGVTGDVAASLLEDRVATQA; encoded by the coding sequence GTGCCCCGCATCGACCTCGACGCGTACGTCGCCACCCACGCGGGGTCCTGGGCGCGCCTGGACCAGCTGGTGCGCCAGCGGCACCGCAGCGGTGCGGAGGCCGACGAGCTGGTCGACCGCTACCAGCAGGTCGCGACCCACCTGTCCGTCGTACGCACCTCGGCGCCCGACGGTGAGCTGGTGGCCCACCTGTCCTCGCTGCTGGGGCGGGCACGGATCGCGATGCTGGCCTCGCGGGTGCCGAGCTGGCGCGGGTTCGCGGGGTTCTTCACCGAGCGGTTCCCGGCGGCGCTCTACAACCTGCGCTGGTGGTGGCTGGGCTGCCTGGCCGGGAACGTGGTGGTCACCGCGGTGATGATGCTCTGGCTCGGCCAGCACCCGCAGGTCGAGCAGAGCCTGCTCTCGCCGCAGGAGGTCGACCAGCTGGTCAACAGCGACTTCGAGAGCTACTACAGCGAGAACGCCGCCGGCGCCTTCGCCACCCACGTGTGGGTCAACAACGCCTGGGTGAGCGCCCTGTGCATCGCGCTCGGGATCCTCGGGCTGCCGGTGCTCTACCTGCTGTTCCAGAACGTCGCGAACCTCGCGATCGTCGGCTCGATCATGATGCGCCACGACCGCGGCGAGCTGTTCTGGGGGCTGATCATCCCGCACGGCCTGCTCGAGCTGACGTGCGTGTTCGTCGCCGGCGGCGTGGGCCTGCGGCTGTTCTGGTCGTGGGTCGAGCCCGGGCAGCTCTCCCGGGCGGCGTCCCTCGCCAGGGCCGGACGTACGTCGGTCACCGTCGCTCTCGGACTGGCGGTGTGCCTGTTCGTGAGCGGCATCATCGAGGGCTTCGTGACGCCCTCGCCGCTGCCCACGTGGGCGCGGATCGCGATCGGCGTGCTCGCCGAGCTCGGCTTCCTCGCCTACGTCTTCGTGGTCGGCCGTGCCGCCGCCTCGCGCGGCGTCACCGGTGACGTCGCCGCGTCCTTGCTGGAGGACCGGGTCGCCACCCAGGCCTGA
- a CDS encoding protoporphyrinogen/coproporphyrinogen oxidase: MSRAVVVGAGIAGLGAARALTEAGSDVLVLEATDRPGGKLRAGEVAGVTVDVGAEAMLHRRPEGTALAAALGLPITHPTTATSRVWTRDALRRLPRTLMGAPLDLDDLAGTGILSADGLDRARHQVVPHPDGDVSVGDLVGRRYGDEVVDRLVEPLLGGVYAGQARRISARSAAPQLLDLLTRDEVSVPGPPADAPPVFAAVDGGMWRLPAALEADLRDRPGVEVRHETPVTAVRRTPTGFVVTTPAGEEHADHLVLATPAAPTARLLADLAPQAARELAGIAYASVALVTFAFRSDDPGVAEALDTGASGFLVPPVDGRRVKASTFSFAKWDWVRDAGEGLLVLRTSLGRFGEEDTLQVPDEGLVSASLADLELATGLTASPVDAVVQRWGGGLPQYWVGHADRVARIRTAVAEVPGLALCGAAYDGVGIPATIGSARDAVDGLLA, encoded by the coding sequence ATGAGCCGGGCGGTCGTGGTGGGAGCGGGGATCGCCGGTCTGGGTGCCGCCCGCGCCCTCACGGAGGCGGGCAGCGACGTCCTCGTGCTCGAGGCGACCGACCGCCCCGGCGGCAAGCTGCGGGCCGGCGAGGTCGCCGGGGTCACGGTCGACGTCGGCGCCGAGGCGATGCTCCACCGGCGCCCCGAGGGCACCGCGCTCGCGGCGGCCCTCGGCCTGCCGATCACCCACCCGACGACGGCGACCTCACGGGTCTGGACCCGCGACGCGCTGCGCCGGCTGCCCCGCACCCTGATGGGCGCCCCGCTCGACCTCGACGACCTCGCCGGCACGGGCATCCTGTCGGCCGACGGCCTCGACCGCGCGCGCCACCAGGTCGTGCCGCACCCCGACGGCGACGTCTCGGTGGGCGACCTCGTCGGCCGGCGCTACGGCGACGAGGTGGTCGACCGGCTGGTCGAGCCCCTCCTCGGCGGCGTGTACGCCGGCCAGGCCCGCCGCATCTCCGCCCGCTCCGCCGCGCCGCAGCTGCTCGACCTGCTCACCCGTGACGAGGTCAGCGTGCCCGGGCCGCCCGCCGACGCACCGCCCGTGTTCGCCGCCGTCGACGGCGGCATGTGGCGCCTGCCCGCCGCCCTCGAGGCCGACCTCCGCGACCGTCCCGGTGTCGAGGTCCGCCACGAGACCCCGGTCACCGCGGTGCGCCGTACCCCCACCGGCTTCGTGGTCACCACCCCCGCGGGGGAGGAGCACGCCGACCACCTCGTGCTCGCCACGCCCGCCGCGCCGACCGCCCGGCTGCTCGCCGACCTCGCCCCGCAGGCAGCCCGCGAGCTGGCAGGGATCGCCTACGCCTCGGTCGCCCTGGTCACCTTCGCGTTCCGCAGCGACGACCCGGGCGTCGCCGAGGCGCTCGACACCGGCGCCTCCGGCTTCCTGGTCCCGCCCGTCGACGGCCGCCGGGTCAAGGCGTCGACCTTCTCCTTCGCCAAGTGGGACTGGGTGCGCGACGCAGGGGAGGGCCTGCTGGTGCTGCGCACCTCGCTCGGCCGGTTCGGCGAGGAGGACACCCTCCAGGTCCCCGACGAGGGGCTGGTCAGCGCCTCGCTCGCCGACCTCGAGCTGGCCACCGGCCTGACCGCGTCCCCGGTCGACGCGGTCGTCCAGCGCTGGGGCGGCGGGCTGCCGCAGTACTGGGTCGGCCACGCCGACCGGGTCGCCCGCATCCGCACCGCGGTCGCCGAGGTCCCCGGCCTCGCGCTGTGCGGGGCGGCGTACGACGGCGTCGGCATCCCCGCCACCATCGGCTCGGCCCGGGACGCGGTCGACGGCCTGCTCGCCTGA